The Candidatus Schekmanbacteria bacterium genome includes the window AGAAAATTTGAGCGCTGTTGAAATTTCAAGGACTTTTGAATCTATCAATCTTTTCAAGAATAAGAATATGAGCACTAAAATAGGTGAATTGCTCCTGAATAGAAAAATCGATTTGGGAATTGCCTATGAAGCAAGTGGACATATTATAACTGTAGGATTTTTGAACCGTAATGACGGCGCTTTGTTGCCTGTTTTTACAGGGAATGGAATGAAGAGTGCACTCAACAGCTTGGCAGCTGACATTTTCTTTTTAAACAAGTTTGGGAAAAAGAAGAGAGATAATCTTTTAAGAAAACCTTTCAATGAAAGCTATAAGAAATCCTTTTATGTCTATTATTCAGATAGAAAAAAATTTGCTGAAGATGAGAAATTGAGGAGAAATCTGAAAAAAGACATTAAATATGCAGTTTATGAAATTTTTGGAAATAAATTTTTAATCAGGGAAGAAAAGAAAAAAGAAGAGACGGAACTGCTTTATTTAAATATTTTTGATGAGGAGAAAAATTACTGTGCAACAGTGTATATAAGAAATTCAGGCACTGAAGAGAAAACGCAGGTTACAGTCAAATCTTTAAAAAATTATTCGAAGAAAATCGAAAAAGTAGGGAAGAAGATTACCAATCTTTTGCGGCTGAAAATTAAAAATGAAGCGAATCCTTTTGCAAAAATTCAGAAAAAGATATTGAGAATGTTATCTGCAGTTGGAGAGTATTCGAAAAAAGGAGCAATCCTTTTGTTTGAGCCAGATGAGCAAAAATATTTTCCACGCATTCTTGATGAGACAATGAGAAAAGAAAAGCTGATAAAAGAAAGTAAAATGGGTAAACTCAGCTTAACTGAGGAAGGCAAAAATTATTGCAGTGATAAAAATTTTTTTACTGGCACAATTCCAGTCATTCTTGCCGCAGGTAAAGGCACAAGGATGAAGTCCTCCATACCAAAAGTGCTTCACAAATTAGCGGGGAAAAGTATGTTGAGGTATTCACTCGATGTCACATCCTCTTGTGATATGTTTCCTTCTATTGTTGTTGTTGGATATAAATCTTCTCTTGTAATCAAAGAAACTGGAAGAGAAGGAATAATTTACGTATTACAGAAAAAACAGCTTGGGACAGGGCATGCTGTAATGCAGGTGGAGGAAATTTTGAAGAATTATGATGGTGATATACTCATACTTTATGGAGATATACCCTTGTTGAAGGCAGGAACTATAAGGGATTTTGTATCATTTCACAAAAAGAACAAATCGACTATTTCGATTTTGACAACTGAAATGGATGAACCATTTGGCTATGGTAGGATTGTCAGAGATAAAAAAGGAGATTTTTTGAAAATAGTTGAAGAAAAAGATGCTTCAAATGAGGAAAAAGATATCAAGGAAATTAACAGCGGTATTTACTGTGTTAAAGCAAAAAAATTATTTTCTTCATTGAGAAAAATAAACAATGATAATGCTCAGGGAGAATTTTACCTCACTGATGTCGCTGAAATCTTTAAATTATCAGGAGAAAAGATTAATATCTACAAAATCGAAGACAGCTTAGAGGTAAAAGGAATCAATTCTATAAAGGAATTGAAGGAAGCTGAAATAATAGCAAAGGATAAGGGATACATTTAAAGGCGATGCAGATTCTTATAGATGGATATAATTTGATAGGAATTAGATGGGGGCTTGAAAGCGCCCCTCTTGAAATTTTGAGAGAGCGTCTGCTTAAAGAATTGGCAGAGTATAAAAGAATTAAAAAGTGCAATATCGAAGTTGTTTTTGACGGTGAAAATGCTGGATGGATAAGCGAAGGTAGAGACAGAATTATGGGGATTGACATATATTATTCAAGGGATGGTGAAAAAGCAGATGAGCTTATATGCAGAATGGTTTCTAAAGGAACGAAGAATTATATTTTAGTGACTTCTGACAATGAAATAATTTCAAGATGTGAGAGATATGGGGCTTTAAGCGTTAAATCAGAAGAATTTATACAAAAGATGAAAGAGGCAGCAATGTATGATGGCTTTTGGACTTTGGATGATGAAGAAGATGAAGTGAATATAAGAAAAATGACTAAGAAGAAGGGAAATCCAAAAAGACTTTCAAAAAAGGAAAGACAAAGAAGGCAGAGAATAAAAAAGATTTAGAAATTGAAGAGTTAACAGAAGATCTTCATTCATTAGGGAAACAAGTAATTTACGCTTATCATTGAGGGAGAGTAAGAAAGTGAGAAAATATCAGTTCTTTTTTATTGCATTCGTTTTATTGTTGATGCCATTTGTTAGCGAAAGTGCTCTAGATCAAAGGCATGATGCAGTTGTTCGTGCAGTTGAAAAAACAAGTCCTGCAGTCGTCAATATTAGTACAGAGATCATAGTAAAAAGAAGATTCAATCCTTTTTTTGGTTTCCGAGATGACAGTTTCTTTGACGATTTTTTTAGAGATTTCTTTGATATGTATGGAGATAATACATACAGAAAGAATGCTCTTGGTTCAGGAGTGATTATAAATCCAAAAGGTGTAATATTGACGAATTATCATGTCATAGAAAGGGCATCTAAAATATTTGTTACTTTAATTGATGGAAGAAAATATGAAGCGGAGCTCATTGGTGCAGACCCAAAATCTGATATTGCTGTTATAAAAATAATTGATTCCAAAAAGTCATTTCCCTATGTGAAGATGGGCGATTCTTCGGATTTATTGATTGGCGAAACTGTAATTGCGATAGGGAATCCCTTTGGCTTGTCAAATACGGTTACGACAGGAGTCGTAAGCGCTGTAGGAAGGTCGATTAATACTCGAGACAAAGGAGTATTCACTGATTTGATTCAAACAGATGCTTCCATCAATCCGGGGAACAGCGGAGGTGCGCTTTTGAATATCAATGGAGAATTGATAGGAATTAATACTGCCATCTTTCAGAATGCTCAAGGAATTGGTTTTGCAATACCAATAAACAGGGCAAAAAGAATTGTAAATGACCTACTTAATTACGGTAAGGTTAGGCGGTCATGGATAGGAATTTTTGTGAAGGATTTAGATAGAAAGTTCAGAAAACTGACAAAGTTTCCTTATGATAATGGCATAATCGTAGGCAAGGTTTTAAATAATAGTCCGGCATCAAGAGCTGGTATAAAACCTGGAGATATAATCTTTCGCATCGACAATGCTCCTGTTTCAAATACGGCGCAATATCATCAACTTATGTCAACATATACTCCCGGAAGCCGTGTGAAATTTACAATCTTCAGAGATAAAGAAATGACAATTATTGTCAAAACATCTTCTATTCCATTAAAACTTGCTGATAAGATATCAGATACAATTTTGGGAATAAAAGTTTCATCGATTACCTATGAGCTTGCTAAGAGATACAACCTTTATGTTGGATCGGGAAGCGGTGTTGTCATTACAAATGTGAGGGAGAATAGCCCTGCAGAAAAGTTAGGATTGGAGATAGGTGATGTTATATTACAAA containing:
- a CDS encoding PDZ domain-containing protein; translated protein: MRKYQFFFIAFVLLLMPFVSESALDQRHDAVVRAVEKTSPAVVNISTEIIVKRRFNPFFGFRDDSFFDDFFRDFFDMYGDNTYRKNALGSGVIINPKGVILTNYHVIERASKIFVTLIDGRKYEAELIGADPKSDIAVIKIIDSKKSFPYVKMGDSSDLLIGETVIAIGNPFGLSNTVTTGVVSAVGRSINTRDKGVFTDLIQTDASINPGNSGGALLNINGELIGINTAIFQNAQGIGFAIPINRAKRIVNDLLNYGKVRRSWIGIFVKDLDRKFRKLTKFPYDNGIIVGKVLNNSPASRAGIKPGDIIFRIDNAPVSNTAQYHQLMSTYTPGSRVKFTIFRDKEMTIIVKTSSIPLKLADKISDTILGIKVSSITYELAKRYNLYVGSGSGVVITNVRENSPAEKLGLEIGDVILQIEGKKLKDKKDYDSALFLIDTNGSVPILIIRGRTRYYASID